One Candidatus Wallbacteria bacterium genomic region harbors:
- a CDS encoding ATP-binding protein, with protein MNENENEILKEISDLKDAYFNLLSSLFRLSEAISFKFSLEEIFLIALELLNSAKPYYYGAIFMSAGDSYELKYSMGDSANQKRIRDLSAELFPWVLTGQKKVSVLPDFDERTGAELGSTILIPLLSKEKPLGIISLLSKSSAEVYLKQDLELFSIIGNQTAVAIHNALLYQTMEEKNRELGNLKNYQDNILENIENAILVTDLSGKITTFNRSAEKLFGFTHEKALSQSFRTVFPGKGGESLGIALKNASDLQHTEVIEVEFYAQLKPIPLEITVSPLIEIGSGISGFIISCRNLSQSREIERLREIDRIKSELISNVSHELRTPLTSIKAYAETMINMIDNGESETITERDFLSVIDSETERLTGLIDELLTLSQLESKRVKLKLEEFEVGALIHEVEVLVRELIKKREITFSFGIRESVTIKSDREKIKQILVNLVSNAVKYNKEKGKIKVTLRKVGGECMIKVADTGIGIPRDAKEKIFNRFFRVDSSMTYEISGTGLGLSICKDLAEFCRGRISFSSRLGYGSVFKLFLPLEQ; from the coding sequence ATGAATGAGAATGAAAACGAAATTCTTAAGGAAATTTCTGATCTCAAGGATGCTTATTTCAACTTGCTGTCCAGCCTTTTCAGACTGTCCGAAGCAATCAGCTTCAAATTCAGCCTGGAAGAAATCTTCCTGATCGCGCTTGAACTCCTGAATTCAGCCAAACCTTATTATTACGGAGCCATCTTCATGTCAGCCGGAGATTCTTATGAACTTAAATACTCCATGGGGGACTCTGCCAATCAGAAAAGAATCCGTGACTTGTCTGCTGAACTGTTCCCATGGGTTTTGACCGGGCAGAAAAAAGTGTCTGTTCTGCCGGATTTTGACGAAAGGACAGGGGCTGAACTGGGAAGCACGATTCTGATCCCGCTTCTTTCAAAGGAAAAACCGCTCGGCATCATCAGCCTGCTTTCCAAGAGTTCGGCTGAAGTTTATCTGAAACAGGATCTGGAGCTTTTTTCCATCATTGGAAACCAGACTGCAGTAGCCATCCACAATGCCCTCCTTTATCAGACGATGGAAGAGAAGAATCGCGAACTGGGTAATCTGAAAAATTATCAGGACAATATCCTGGAAAACATCGAAAACGCGATCCTGGTGACGGATCTTTCGGGAAAAATCACCACTTTCAACCGCTCCGCAGAAAAACTCTTTGGGTTCACTCATGAAAAAGCCTTGTCTCAGAGTTTCAGGACTGTATTTCCTGGGAAGGGCGGGGAGAGTCTCGGCATTGCACTTAAGAATGCATCTGATCTTCAGCACACTGAAGTGATCGAGGTGGAGTTCTATGCCCAGCTCAAACCGATCCCGCTTGAAATCACGGTTTCACCGTTGATCGAGATCGGCTCCGGTATCTCAGGATTCATCATTTCCTGCCGCAATCTTTCCCAGTCCCGTGAAATCGAGAGACTGCGAGAAATCGACAGGATTAAATCCGAGCTGATCTCCAATGTCTCGCATGAACTCCGCACTCCGTTGACCTCCATCAAAGCTTACGCAGAAACTATGATCAACATGATCGACAATGGAGAGAGTGAAACAATCACCGAACGTGATTTTCTGAGCGTTATCGACAGCGAGACTGAGCGGTTAACAGGTTTAATCGACGAGCTTTTGACCTTATCACAGCTGGAGAGTAAGCGTGTGAAGCTTAAGCTTGAGGAATTCGAGGTTGGCGCATTGATCCACGAAGTGGAAGTCCTGGTGCGCGAACTGATCAAGAAACGGGAGATCACTTTCAGCTTTGGCATCAGGGAAAGCGTGACAATCAAATCCGACAGGGAAAAGATAAAGCAGATATTGGTAAATTTGGTCAGCAATGCTGTAAAATATAATAAGGAAAAAGGCAAGATCAAGGTTACCCTCAGAAAAGTCGGGGGAGAATGCATGATCAAGGTGGCTGACACCGGCATTGGAATCCCTAGGGATGCGAAGGAGAAAATCTTCAACAGGTTTTTCAGGGTAGACAGCTCCATGACTTATGAGATATCAGGTACTGGTCTTGGTCTTTCAATCTGCAAGGATCTGGCTGAGTTCTGCAGGGGACGAATCAGTTTCAGCAGCAGGCTGGGTTACGGCAGCGTTTTCAAGCTTTTCCTGCCGCTGGAGCAATAA